The sequence AGTTCGAGTAGCTCGAACAGACATCGAGCTCGAGCTTTCAATGTATGTGAACTACtcgatataatataatataatataatataatataatataatataagtgATTGATTTTGGGGGATTATTAAAAAGTGTGGTGCAGACAAAAGTCTCATTCAGGTGATTTGCGGGAGGTGATTATTAAAAAGCGTGGTGCAGTTCCGGAAAACAAGCAGAGAGATGGTGCCGAACTAGCGCTTGAAAATCATCATATGACATGTGATATTGGGGGTGAATCAAATGGCCATAGTTTAGTTTGGAAGCAGGTGGGTTCGAAAAAGGGAAAGGAGAAAGTAGGAGAAGTCGCTGGGAGTTCTATGGCTCAGCAGGGTTCTCCTTCCTCGAAAGgtgcaaaataaatttattttggcCCCCAGAGTCCGATGCTCGGACATGGTTCGAAATCTTCTAATCGTTTCGATCCTCTATTGAGTTATCTCTATGAAGAGGCCGTCGTGGATAAATCTTCTAGTGGAATGGGTTTAACGTCAAATCCCTCGCTTTTCCAGCAGGGAAAATCGTCTGAGAAATTTGACCCCCTTCTCGATAACCTTGCTTCAGATCCAGTTCTTGCTAGAAACTTGGTTATCTACGAGAAAATTTTACCAACTTCTAAATATGAAGGATTATGGCAGGGTGAGTGGACTGATGGGGTGTTCACGCAAGATGGTTTGGACGGACATGGGAACTCTAACTCGTTGGTGAACAATGGAGATCAATCAGAAGGAGAAATGGATCATGAGCTTGATATTGGTGATATTAACCTGGACCTTTGTGGTGCTACTAGTGTGACTGAAGCTGTTCATGGAGATATTCCAATTGaagatggagttgtaaaatgtCTTACGATAACGGAATCTGTTATCGAGAACCAAAGTATGCAAGTTAATTCTTCACAAAAAAGGGGGCCTGGTCGACCACCTAAGCGTAATAAGTCGGTGCCTATTTTGGGATCTCGAGGTGGACATGGTAAACAAGCTTCTGGACCTAATAATAATCCAACCTCTGACCCAGATAGAGTTTAATTTGTCGGATTCGACACTGATCCAATCGTTTCTATGGATTGTCTTATTTGGAATGTTCGAGGGATCGGTAATAAAGCAGTTCAGATGCGGCTCGCATTTTTGAAGGAAACTAATAATCTGCTATTTCTAGTTGTTATTGAACCGAAGAGGCAATTAGATCAGAAATGGAGGAATAATAGATTTGGGTTCTCCTCGGTTCTATCCAATACTACCAGCAAGATTTGGTTTTATCACTCTATGGAAGTCTCGGTGGCCATGTGTGTAGATCACGATCAGTTTTTACACTTGAAAATATCATCTGCTCTTTTCCCCACTGACTCTATTGTTTATGCTAAGTGCGATAGGAGTGGTCGTAGATTGCTATGGGAGGGTCTTTTGGACTGCAAGCCCTCTGATGGTTGCCCTTGGATAGTTGGAGGAGATTTTAACATTATTGCGGATCCTCTGGAGCATTCTCCCCTGAGTTAATCAACCCGAAGGTATGTATGAGTTTACGGAGTTTATTACTGATGCCGGATTATCTGATGCAGGCTTTGTTGGTTCAAGGTTCACTTGGACCAACATGAGGATCTGGAAAAGGCTAGATCGGGTTTTGATTTCCTCTAACTGGGCTGATTTTTTTAATACCTTCAAAGTGGATCATCTGCATAGGGGTTCCTCAGATCACTGCCCCTTACTTATCTCTGCTCCTTTCCTTCCTAAACCTACTGGAGCTTTTCGTTTTCAGAACATGTGGTGTCTTCACCCGAGATTTTTACAAACTGTGCGATTGAATTGGAATATTCCTTGCGAGGGTAGAGGTCTCGGTCGTTTAATTTTTAAACTCAAGAGACTTAAAAATCATCTTAAGTGGTGGAATAGGGATGTTTTTGGTAATATTCATGATAAATTAAAGGCCCTGGATTCGATAGCTGCTCAAGCGGAGTTGGAGTTTGATGTGATTCAATCTGATGATAAAAGAGAGGCTCTTTCTTTGGCTAAAGCTAATTTGGCTCTTGGTCTTGCAATGGaagaatatttttggaaacaGAAAGCTGCGGATAAGTGGACTGTATATGGTGAGAAGAACACGGCTCTTTTTCATAATATGATTAATCGGAGGCGCGCCAGAAATAAAGTTTACAGGATTTGGGAGGATGGAGTTGCAGTTGATAATCCGATTGGGATTAGGGAGTCTGGGGTCAGATTTTTTGAGCAATTGTTGTCAGGCGAATCTTCTGCTCCTGTCAggcctattttttttttttttttatcatattccGGTCTTATTAGATGAAGCAAACAATGATTTCATGTTGGCTCCCTTCTATGAAAAAGAGGTGTATGATTGTGTTTTTTCTATTCATGAGGATAATGCAGCCGGGACAGATGGTTTCTTAGCAGGGTTCTATAGGATAATGCCACCTCCTTGATTTTGATCCCAAAGATTCCTGAAGCTCAAATATGGTCAGATTTTAGGCCGATTAGCTTGTGTAATgtcattaataaaattattactaagctgatcaCTCTTCGTTTGAACCTCCTTTTGCCTAAGATCATCTCTCCGAATCAGAGTGGTTTTGTTAAATACAGACTAATTTTAGATAATATTCTTCTTGCTCAGGAGATGGTTCATCATTTGAATTATCATACTAGGGGAGGAAATATTCTCATGAAGTTGGATATGGCTAAGGCCTATGATCGAGTCCAGTGGGATTTTCTGAGACAGATGATGGGAGCTTTTGGCTTTTCTGAGGGGGTTTGCCAGCTTATTCTTAGGTGTGTTAATAACTGTTGGTTTTCAGTCCTGATCAATGGCTCTCTCTCAGGCTTTTTCCACTCGAACAGGGGGCTCTGGCAGGGGGATCCAATCTCCCCCTCGTTATTTGTGATTGTCGCGGAATATTTATCTCGTGGTTTGGATTAATTGTTTGATCGCCACAAGATGCTTTACTACCACACTGGGCGGCCTTTCAAATTGACACACTTGGACTATGCAGACGATCTTATTCTTTTCACCAATGGATCCATCCTGGGGATTAAAATTCTCAGGAAGTTTTTACATCATTATGAGCAGTGTTCTGGTCAACTTATCAACAATTCTAAGAGTGTTATTATCACTGGGAAAAATTGTTCTCTTCAGAGGAAAGGAAAGTATTATTCCTTAACTAGATTTGGTGAAGGAACCCTTCCGATTCGGTATCTGGGAGCTCCTCTGTTCTTAGGCCCTCGCAAGAGTTCTTATTTCCTTCATCTGCTTAGCAGCGCTAGTAAAAAGCTCCAAGGGTGGGAAACGCAAAATCTATCTTTTGGAAGTAGGCTGGTGCTTATTAAAAGTGTGTTATGTTCGAtgcctatttatttatttcaggtTCTGCAACCTCCGGGGACTATCCTGCACAGGTTCGAAATGTTATGTGACAACTTTCTTTGGGGATCGAAATCTGAGGTAAAGAAAATACATTGGATATCTTGGGAAAAAATTTTCATCCTGTTTCGGAAGGTGGTTTGGGTATTCGGAGGCTCAAAGATGTCGTCACTGCATTTTCTATCAAATTATGGGTGAGATTCGGTCCTATCAATCCCTCTGGAGTAATTTCTTAAGTTTGAGATATTGTAAATCTAATCCTCCGGCGGCTGTCCAGAGTAAGCAAAATATCTCTCGGGTCTGGAGGAGGATGATGAAAATCAGGGATCGGGCCGAACAAAATATTGGTTGGCGTATGGTGATGGGAATGTTAGCTTTTGGTTTGATTCCTGGTTACCGGAGGGCCCTTTAATCTAGTTAACAGCCATTCATGGCTCCCCTTCTACGCAAGTCAGATGGTTTTTACATGATAGGAGATGGAATTTTGATCGGGTAATTTTATTTGTTCATCCTGAAATTGCTGCTCGGGTGGTGGAAATTCCTATCCACCCCAACTCGAAAGACATAGCTATTTGGAAACCAGCCAGAAATGGGAGATTTTCGGTTAAAGCTGCTTGGGATTTGGTTCGAAACAGGAGTGAGGAAGTGGGTTGGTTTAGAGGTGGGTGGTCCAAATTATTTAAGCCATCCATCTCGGTTTTCTGTTGAAGGTGGTTTTTTAAGAGACTCCCTGTTGACGATATCCTTGAAACAAGAGGGATTTCGTTAGCTTCTATGTGTCAATGTTGCAGGAAGCAGGAAACTTTTGTTCACATTTTCTTTGGGAGTGTTCCTGTCATTGTGGTTTGAAAATTCTATGCTAAAGTCTTCAAAGTCTCTGATTATCATATTTTCGACAACTGGAAGGCTACCGGAGAATGGAAGAAAGAGGGCCATATCAAAGAAATGATCCCATTCCTTATTATATGGTTTCTTTGGCATGCGAGAAACGAACACAAACACAAGGGGAGGAACATTCATTCGGccattattattatgaatattaCTGAATTTCTATTGTCTCTTAATCGTGCAGGAGTGCTTAGAGCAGGGCATTGGTCCGGTTATATGGAAGTAGCAGAATCTATGGGGTTCAAATATTCGGTTAACAGAGTCACTTCTATTCGAGTGTTTCGATGGTTACCTCCTGCCATAGGATTATTTAAATTGTACTCGGACGGATGTTCGAAAGGTGATGGTGAGTCTGGGATCGGCGGTATTATCAGAGATCATAATGGCAATCCTCTTATTGCATTCCATGACCATATTGGGTTGGGATCAAATACCAGAGCTGAATTGCTAGCAATTTGTAAAGGGTTACAGATTTGTAAATTACATAAATTTTTTCCCTTGTGGCTGGAAGTGGATTCCATGGCAGCCTTGGCTATTTTAGATTCAGATTCTACAGACTGGAACATATGTGGATGTTTAACTCAGATTCAAGGTATCTTGTTATCTTCGGTGGTTAGGAAATCTCATGTTTATCGAGAGGCGAACGCTGCTGCAGATGAGCTGGCTAATATGGGGGTGGTTAATGGGTTAGAAATTTTGAGACCGGAGGAGCtgcatggaaaaatccaagggaTTTGCAGATTAGATAGGATAGGTCTTCCCTATATTAGATGCAAATCGGTTTGTCATTAAATCTGCTGTTATTTTTCTTGGTAGCTCTTGTTATTTCTTGAGAGGTTTTGGCTTAGTCCCCCTCTCTTGTATTTaccttttattttaataaacgGCTAGGGGTCTGCCAAACCACCCGCCACAACAGGCGGTGTTTTTGggggaaaaaaaagaaatgaattttatatgatttttatggatagtacacaaaaaattgatttttctaAAGGATCTTTTGCTAGACAAaagattaaatttgaattttatcttccaaaatgaaatttttttcagaaatttatattttcaaagttttctgaaaaataatataatataataagatATGAATTCTATTCTTGTTGTGAAAAGCATAATAAATTAATTCCTTTTATTCCTTGGTTTATTAGAACTTACGTAATTGATTATATCAATgttattgaaaaaaaattataaactttCTTCTGGATCTATACAGAAATCCTGATATCCTCCACCAATAATCTTTTCAAATtgaaaagaataataaaatcataaatgttGCTTCTTTCTCTAAACTGTTTGAGAATGATATTTTACAGGTTACTGTCAAACATATTAACCAAATTTTAGAAAAACAAAATTACACTAATTTATATTTAACTATTTTAGGAAAAGAAATTATTTCTTTACATAATAGAATTAAAATGATTATTTTtgctataaatcaaataaaaccaTATGTTCATATACAACATAAGGAAAAAACTAATATTGTTTCTATAACATCTTCTTCTATTCAGCCACCCCCTGAAATAAaagattttaaattaaaatcttCAATGTCtgaattataaaaatttatagaagaaaaattacatttttttaatgtttCCACTTTAGATGGAAAGATGGATGAAAATTCTTCTATCTCAGATGATgagattaataaattaaaatgggCTGATAGACCTACTCATAATAAGTATTATTATAGTAGACCTATTCCCATGGATGTTCTTCatgaagaaaaataatatattatttctaaTAATTATAATGATAAAAGTATATatgaatggaatattgatgattttgcgGATAAGCATATATAATATTGCTCACCATATGCTTATGTATAGCACTATTTGTAAGAATAATGGTAATACTGACAAAAATATTGCTAAAATTATTACAGCAGGTTTTACTGGCCAACTTAAAGGTTGCTGGGATAACCATTTATCTTAATCTCAAGGAGATGAAATTTTAGGAACTATAAAaattgagaataatattccaattgaaaattcagtttatacTTTAATTATGACTGTGATTGAGCATTTTACAGGTAGATTTACTGATAATAGTGAGAATATTCGTATTTTGCTTAGTAATTTACGTTGCAAAACTCTCACTGATTTTAGATGGTATAAAGATACTTTTCTTTcaataatttatgaattacTTGACTGTAGTACTAGTCAATGAAAAGCCAAATTTATTGATGGTCTTCCAGGTTTATTTGCTGAaagaattataaaaattttaagaaaagatATTTGTCTATTCCTTATGATAGTTATACTTGTGAAAAACTTATTATTACTTGTGTCCAAGAAGGGCTAGCTCTTTGTAATGAATTAAAGctagataaacaaataaaaagaaaaaatttgttaGAAAAAAGATAACTTGGTAAATTTTGTGACCAATTTGGTATTGATATGCCTATGTATAAGAAAACATTACCTGATCTAGGTAGATCTAATAGATTTAacaaattttataaaagacgCCGTCActtatctgaaaaaaaaaaagataagaaagaaaaaaaagagcTGCGTAGGCAGAAAATGACATATCctaagaaaaaatataaaattatttatcataAATGTGTCAAAAAAGATCATTATGCTAATAAGTATTGGACCAAAGAAAAGATTAAAAATCTTGACATTGATGATAAtattaaagaaaaattatttaatatatttttaacttCTGATTCTGATAATTGTTCGGAACAAGAATCTCATAGTTTTGAGGATATTAATGTCTTAGAAATTTATTCGATTATCTCAGATTATGATACTGAAAATTGTGATGCTTGTATTCAAGGACAAGTATGCACTAAGAAATATGATAATAATGATGAGTTTTATAAACTCATGtctcaatttgaggatattaatattaatgtttttgaCAATAACAATATTTTAGAATTCCTTAAAATGAATAAGGATCTCAGTTTATGATCAAGTATCATTGATAAAATGGATAGAAATCCATCTACTAGTAATATATAAGACATATAGTCTTATTAATCCTACTTATATTATGACAGAAGTCAAAAAGCTTCTTAAACAGAAGTATGAAAGCCAGAATCCTGTGACTATTCAAGATTTAGTTGATGAGATTAATAATCTCAAAAAAGAgataaaattttacaaaatgagAATTTAGTTCTACATAAAAGAATCAATAAAATTGATAAAGGGAAAGAAAAAGTGTATGATCAAGGAAATTTTCAGGATACTAAAATGATTATAATCAAactgattattttcaaaaaaaaatatctttattTGAAGACAATCACCTTTCTGTGTTAAGCATGATAATATCTAAAAAAAAGGTATACTATTATTACCATTTTGATTGATAACTCTTATAAGAGAAATTTTATTAGTATGATCGATAGTGGTGCAgatttaaatattatacaagAAGATCTTATacccacaaaatattttcataagactACTCATTCTTTATCTCATGCAGGAGGAGAACctcttgatataaattataaattacctaAAGCTTATATTTGCAAGGATAAAAATTATATTGCTACAAGTTTTTTACTAGCTAAAAATATTTCTAGCCAACTTAAACTTggtctttcttttatttataaaatttatccttTAACTCACATAGATGAGAAAGGAATTACAGGTACCTTTGAAGGGAAACCTATTTCTTTTCAGTTTATTAAAAACCTATCAATAGGGTTTTAAATGAATTACAAGATAAAATTGatagaaatatttttcatataaattttttaaaagagaAAGTCAATTTCTTAACTATTGAAGAAAAATTGAAGAATCCTAAATTACAGGAAAAAATTCCAATTTGTTCAAAACAAATTTTCTCCAGAAATCTTTAATGATCACCCAAATGCTTTTTGAgatagaaaaaaatatattgtttcTCTTCCTTATGAAGATACTTTTGATGAAAAAAAGTATTCCTACCAAGGCTCGCCCTTGTCAAATGAATTCTGAATATTTAGAATTATGTAAGAATGAGATAAAatctttattataaaaatttaattactctTTCTCAATCTTCTTGGTCTTGtactattttttatgttaataatCATTCAGAAAAGAAAGAGGAGTTCTCAGGTTAGTAATAAATTACAAACCTCTTAATAAAGTTTGAAATGGATTAGGCATCATATttctaacaaaaaaaatttcttagaTAGACTTTTGAatgctttaatattttcaaattttgatttaaaataagGATATTGGCAGATTCAAATACAAGAATCTGATAGAtataaaactatttttaatgTTCTAATAGGACATTATGAATGAAAAGTTATGTCATTTGGTCTGAAAAATGCCCCTTCAGAATTTTAACAAATcatgaatgatattttttatcCGTTTagtaatttaataattgtttatattgatgatattttagtTTTTGCTAAAGATATTAAATCTCATTTTAAACACTTGAAAATATTTAGAAAAGTGGTTATTCAAAATAGTCTTGTTATATCAAAAACAAAAATGTCTTTATTTCATATCAATATCAGatttcttggtcatattataATATCGAATTTTCGACATATACAATTTTTTTGGGTTCGATATATATGGTATTTCTACATTCGGTATTATTTCTCATCCCTAGTCACACatgttatcaaattttaatttttgtcatATGTTAGTGACACAATAATGTTAATTCAAATCCATGTTGTAGTAAGTTTTCGAAGACGATTATTTTGTAAACTATTATAGAGTTTTGGGATAAAATGATTTCATAGTTTGGTATTTTTGGATTTGCATGGACTTGGCAATAGTTGGCATGACTCATTGTGAGACCGCTGTCccacatgaaaaaaataaaatctttaaaatgagtttaaaatggaTTACAATGAACTTCTATatcaacttgggttaatcatttttgtaaagcgaggacgaatgCGAAGTAGTTGTTATAGGAGCCTATTGTACAATCGCGCTTGCGCGGGCCTGGGCCAGGGGCGTgacagaatggtatcagagacggtcACCAGCCGGCAGACCCCGGAAAATAAGTGCTATGCGGGATAAAGTGCTACGtgcatgggagccacctcttgaacctgcggGGCAAAATGCTATATGACGGGAGCTGCCTCTTGAACCCataggagccacctctagattctCGGTGTTGGTGGATCGAGAGTTCAGGTCGCGACGAGGACGTCGCGTTCTGAAGGAGGGGTGATTGGGAGCCGCCTCTTGAACCCGtaggagccacctctagattATCGGTGCTGGTGGATCGAGATTCTCGGTGCTGATGGATCGAGAGTTCAGGTCGCGACAAGGACGTCGCGTTCTGAAGGACGACGCGTTCTGAAGGAGGGGTGATTGTGAGACCCCTGTTCcacatgagaaaaatgaaatctttaaaatgagtttaaaatgggctacaatggacttctatagcaacttgagttaatcattttcgtaaagcgagaaCGAATACGAAGTAATTGCTATAAGCACTCATTGTGCAGTCTTGCTTGCGCAGGCCTATGCTCGGGGCGTGACACTCATGAAGCAGAAAAAGTTTTTCAGAAGTCAAAACCTTTAAAGAGGAGCTGAAAATGTATGCTTATTTTAAGCCACCTGACGCCCAAATATTCAAAGTTcccattttaaatatatatactttCCATTTCTTCTCTTTGACTAGTCTTATTATTTCGAAGGCCATTTCATTAATGAATATTTGTTTTCTGTATTCGATGcatatttacattttttttttatgaatcaattcagATTGCATGTagatccgtctcataaaaataaacaatataATGTTACGTTTTCATGAAAGTTTTTGTGTTAATTGAATATTCCATCAAAACTATGTACGTGCATTTTACCAATGTATATAAtagaatatataaatattaacgTGAAATCGAATTcaaatacaaaaaattttaaaaaaaaattgacaagaaaaatattttattattatgaaaaaGCCAACTTTCTATTTAAAGAAACCGAATTTaaatgtaacacccggaaattttaatacgtaaattcgcatgcataattaggagaaattaattttaaaataagggttaaatgaatttatgtgttattatgtgatttatatgcataatttaagttattttagcatttaacccaaaattagtgatttttgtgatttatggaaattaattggttttgatcgcgtagacgggaccgtggacggacgagataccaaaatatttagccaaaaatattttatgagttttatgagccttaaaataatattttaaggtattttgtcaagaaaattttagtatttaattatatatttatttaaggggctatttttagccaaaattagtctctttattgacttttattaatttttaaaattagcctatttaataatttcgagatttggagttatcttagcagattattattattatgattagagttttaattatattttctatgatatattatctatattaattagttaatatttattatacaaaaattaatctaaaaacctaaacctaccccaaacCCCACCACCCACTACAAATTATTTAGCCGACACTCATCTCCCTCCTTCACGCCTCCATCTTCTTTTTCAGCAGAAAACAAGCCACCATAGCCGATCAACTTTTATTTGAGGATTTATTtggtcgttcgtcgtcccggagtcccgTAAACGCATCATCCGTTCGTCAATAATttaaaggcatgtctaaaacttttctttggccaccatatgAGCTATTATTCATGCATGATTGTTTTTGTTCAGAAATTTCATAAGTATTTCGAATTTATGCAAACTTTTGATGTTTGATGCATGTATATGAGAATTCATGATCATAACTCATGTTTTTGCCTAGCATGGTTCGGTCCAGGGCTAAGGGCTtggtcaaggggtgtcctagggtccctagggtcgagtagT comes from Henckelia pumila isolate YLH828 chromosome 4, ASM3356847v2, whole genome shotgun sequence and encodes:
- the LOC140860946 gene encoding uncharacterized protein yields the protein MYEFTEFITDAGLSDAGFVGSRFTWTNMRIWKRLDRVLISSNWADFFNTFKVDHLHRGSSDHCPLLISAPFLPKPTGAFRFQNMWCLHPRFLQTVRLNWNIPCEGRGLGRLIFKLKRLKNHLKWWNRDVFGNIHDKLKALDSIAAQAELEFDVIQSDDKREALSLAKANLALGLAMEEYFWKQKAADKWTVYGEKNTALFHNMINRRRARNKVYRIWEDGVAVDNPIGIRESGVRFFEQLLSGESSAPEMVHHLNYHTRGGNILMKLDMAKAYDRVQWDFLRQMMGAFGFSEGRKGKYYSLTRFGEGTLPIRYLGAPLFLGPRKSSYFLHLLSSASKKLQGWETQNLSFGSRLVLQPPGTILHRFEMLCDNFLWGSKSELTAIHGSPSTQVRWFLHDRRWNFDRVILFVHPEIAARVVEIPIHPNSKDIAIWKPARNGRFSVKAAWDLVRNRSEEVGWFRGVLRAGHWSGYMEVAESMGFKYSVNRVTSIRVFRWLPPAIGLFKLYSDGCSKGDGESGIGGIIRDHNGNPLIAFHDHIGLGSNTRAELLAICKGLQICKLHKFFPLWLEVDSMAALAILDSDSTDWNICGCLTQIQGILLSSVVRKSHVYREANAAADELANMGVVNGLEILRPEELHGKIQGICRLDRIGLPYIRCKSVCH